The Agreia sp. COWG nucleotide sequence CGCCCGCCGTGGTGACCGCACCGACGACCGCGTGGCCGTCGCTCAGGATAGAGGCGGCCACGCCCGTGCCGATGGCGACCAGCACCGAGTCGGCGACCCCGGCCGACGCACCGTACAGCGACTCGGCGAGCCCGCTCGAGCGCACATCGTGGCCGATCTGAACGGGCACCCCGAGCGCCTCCGACAGAAGGGGTCCGAGCGGCACATCGGTCCAGCCGAGCGTCGAGGCGTAGAGCACGATGCCCCGTTCTGCCTCGACCATTCCGGGCGTCACGACGCCGATGCCGACGACCGTGTGGCCGTCTCGCTCGGCGTGCGCGCGAACATCCATCAGCAGGCCGATGATGCTTCGCGTGAGCTCGTCGCCGATGCCGCTGCCCGCGATCGAATGGGCCACGATGGCCCGCCCCGACGCGTCGACGATGGCGGCTTTCAAGTTCGTTCCGCCGATGTCGAGGGCGATCACGACGGTCGACGCGCGCGGCCTCGCCAGCTCGGCCAGCAGCTCTGCGATCACGGCCGGGTCGGTACTGAGTGTGCCATCGCCCCGCGGCGACCGAGTCTGCGCCCGCAGGTGCACCTCGGCGGCCCCGGTCGCCCGCACGATCCGTGCCACATTCGCCGGGCGAACGCCGCCTCCGACGAGCACCGTCGGCAGGGTGGAGTCGCCGCGCGACAGGGCGACGAGCTCGGCCAGGGCCTCGAGCCCCTCGACGGCAGGATGCTCCCCGCCCGAGGTCAGCACCCTCTCGACGCCGAGCTCGCCCAGCGTGCGATAGGCGGCGACGAGATCGGGGGTCGCGTCGAACGCCTTGTGAAACGTCACGGGCAGCGGCGCGGCGGCGGCGATCAGCCGGCGCATGGCGTCGACATCCACGGCACCGGATGGCAGCAGCGCGCCCATCACCACGCCGACGGCCACGGACGACGAGCGTGCGGCGGCGGCGACGATCTGCTCGAGGTCGAGGCACATCACATCGAGCTCCGCCCGAGAGTAGACGAAGTCTCCCCCGCGCGGTCGCACGATCACCTGCACACCGGTGCTGCCCAGCCGGGAGAGAACGGCGCTCACGGTTCCGGCGCTGGGCGTCGTTCCGCCCTCGGCGAGGTTCGCGCACAGCTCGATGCGATCGGCTCCGGCCTCCTCGGCCGCGACCGCCCCGTCGAGGTCGTCCACGCAGATCTCGACCCGGGTGCCACCGAGCCCTGGCACCGCCGAGGTCATCGCGTCACGTCCGCGCCGTGCGAGGCGATCCAGTCGGTCACGTCGTGGCCCAGGTCGATGCGGCCCACGGGCACGCCTCCGCCGAGGATCGGCAGCTCGACGAGCGAGCCCGCCTCGCTCACGTCGACGCCCAGGGCGCCGAGCACCTCGAGCGCGATGAGGGTCGTCGCGCGCGGATTGCCGTCGACGATCTTCATGGCCACCGCCTGGCCGGTCGACGCGGCCATGCCGATCACACCCTCGGCGCCGCCCTTGGCCAGCAGTCCGGGCACGCGCGTCATCGCGTCGCTGTTGGCGTGGTCGTCTCCGCCCACGAAGAAGGGGTGGGCGCGCATCGCGTCGGCGACTGTGCGTTCCGGGGTGCCCTCGGCCGCCGTGACGAGCGCCCGGAACGACCGCGCCAGGCCCTCGACGGTGGTGCTGAACAGGGGGGCGCCGCAGCCGTCGACCGCGTCGTGCTGCACGGTCTCGCCGCTGATCCAGCCGACCGTTCCACGCACCAGCTGCTGCAGCGGGTGCTCGGGCTCGAGGTACGTGGCCGTGTCCCAGCCGCTCGCCACGCAGGCCAGCAGCATCGCGGCGTGCTTGCCCGAGCAGTTCATGCGGATGCGCGACCGGCCCTGGCCCTCCCGAATGAGCCTCACCCGGGTGGCCTCGTCCTCTGGCCAGTCGACGGGGCAGCCGAGCGCGGATTCGTCGAGGCCGGCTTTCGCCAGGATGCGACGCACCACCTCGACGTGGGCGTCTTCGCCGGTGTGGCTGCCGGCCGCGATCGCCAGCTCCTCGTCGGCGAGCTCGGCGCCGGCCAGGAGGCAGGCGAGCGCCTGCAACGGTTTGGTCGTGGAACGCGGCAGCACCTGGGTGGAGCCGCTTCCGAGGCTGGCGACCACATTGCCGACCTCGTCGAGGGCCACGAGCCAGCCGAAGTGGCGGCTCTCGAAGACGCCGGAGCGGGTGACGACGGCGAGCTCGGCCAGGTCGATTCCGCTGCCGATCGCGGGCTGGGGGTGTGTCACGGGGGTGCTCCTTCGTCGCGAGGCGACAGTAGATCAGGCTGAAAGTCAGAGAAAGAGGGAGATCAGGCCGAGTCGAGGCCCGGGCGACCGACAACGGGAACGGGTGCCGCGGCATCCGGTCGCCGGGGACTGCGCTTCGTCGGCCGCCTGCGCAGCCGGGCGGCCACAGTTGAGAGAGCGCCGTTGAACACGAGGTAGATCAGCGTGACGACCACGAAGGTCTGAATGAGCAGGTGGTTGAACGACGACAGCACCTGTCCGCGGTAGAGCAGCTCGGTGAAGGCCACGATGTAGCCGAGCGAGGTGTCCTTGACGAGGCTCACGAGCTGCGTCACCAGCGACGGGGTGGCGAAGCGCAGCGCCTGCGGGAGGATCACGAAGCGGCTCACCTGGAACGACGAGAGCCCGAGGCTGATGCCCGCCTCCCGCTGCCCGCGCGGCAGCCCGAGGATGCCCGCCCGGATGATCTCCGCGAACGCGGCGGAGTTCGCCACGGTCAGCGGGATGACCAGTTTCCAGATGAGGGGGAAGTTGAGGCCCAGTTGCGGCAGGCCGAACAGCATCAGGTAGATGAGCAGCAGCACCGGAATGGTGCGGGCCACCTCGATGTAGGCGGTCGAGATCCAGCGGATGGGTCGCACCGTGCTGATGCGGCCGAGGGCGAGAAAGAGGCCGAGAATTGCGCCGAGCACCGCCACGAGCGCGGCAGCCTGGATGGTTCCCCACAGCCCGACGAGCAGGTACTGCCAGATGGGCCACGAGAGAAAGGGGGTCCACCGAGCGGCGTCGAGCTGGCCCTTCGAGCCGAACTGCACGAGGCCGGCGGCCACGATGGCGGCGAGGAGGAGCACGACGACCACAGACCAGATGCGGATGTTGCGCCTCGTCTTGGGGCCGGGCTCATCGTAGAGCGAGACGGTGCGGGTCGTGGATGCGGTGGCCGGCTTGGCCACGGAAGAGGGGGAGCTCATCGAAGAATCGCCACCTTTCGCTCGATGCGCCCGGCGCCCAGCCCGATGACGAGCGCGAGCACCATGTAGACGAGGCCGGCCGCGGTGAAGATCAGGATGGGCTGCGCCTCGACCAGGTTGAGTTTGTTGGCAGCCGACGTGAGCTCGACCACGCCGACCGCCGCGGCCAGGGCCGTGTTCATGGTGAGGGCGATCATCACGTTGCCGAGCGGCTGAACGGCGGCGCGCAGCGACTGCGGAATGACCACGAGGCGCAGCGTCTGGCCGAGGGTGAAGCCGAGCGCCCTCGACGCCTCGATCTGCCCGCTGCCCACGGTGTTCACGCCGCTTCTCACAGCCTCGGCCACGTAGGCGGCCTCGTAGAGGGCCAGAACGACCACCGTCGTGGGGGCGAGCGGCATGATGATGCCGGCATCCGGCAGCGCGAAGACGGCGAGGATGAGCAGCACCAGAAGGGGCACGTTCACGAAGAACTGCACGTACGCGAACGCGGCGCCCCGCAGCACGGGGATCGGGCTGATGCGCGCCGCCGCGATCAGCGTGCCGATCACGAGCGCACCGACGCCGGCGATGACCGCCATCAGCACGGTGGTGCCGATCGCGCCCAGCAGCGGCGCGGCGCTGTCGACGAATATGTCCATGATCTCTTTCACATCGTGCGGTTCGGGTGGTGCGGGGCCGGATGCCGCCGGCCGGGCCCATGGGGCCGGCCACCGGCATCCGGCATCACAATCAGGAGCCGGGAACGGACCCGATCACCGGGGGCTTCGGCGTCGTGGACTCGACCGCGGAACCGAGGGTCGCGTCCCACACCTTGCCCCAGCTGCCGTCGGCCTGGATCTTGGTCAGCCACGTGTTGACGAACTTCTTGAAGTCGTCGTCGTCGTGCTTCAGGCCGATGCCGTAGGACTCGGTGGTGAAGGGCTGGCCCACGACCTTGATCGACGAGTCGGATGCCGCATCGGAGGCGAGAAGGGTGAAGTCCTGCACGTAGGCGTCGCCTCGGCCCTGCTTCAGCGCCTGGACGGCCTGCGGGTCGGTGGCGAACGAGGTGACGGTGGCGGTGGGCTGCTTCTCGGGAACCGCCGTGACGGCCGGGGTGTTCGCTCCGACGATCACGTTCTTGCCGCCGAGGTCGTCGATGCCCTTGATGTCGGTGTTATCGCTCTTCACGGCCACGGCCAGGCCGGACTCGAGGTACGGGCCGGCGAACGAGACCTGCGTGGCCCGCTCCTCGGTGATCGTGTAGGTGTTGAAGACCACGTCGACGGTGCCATTGGCGAGCAGGGCCTCGCGGGTCTCCGACGCCGGCGGGATGATCTGCACGCTGGGCTTGCCGAGAATGTAGATGGCGAGCATCTTGGCCAGGTCGGCGTCGAAGCCCTCCACGTCGTCGGGGTTCGACGGATCCTGCTGAGAGAGAAGCGGGGCGTCGAGAGCCTCGGCGACGATGAGCGTGCCGCGCTCCTTGATCTTGGCCATGGTCGAGTCGGGCAAAATGTCTGCCGCGTCGGCGACGACCGCGTTCTTGTAGACGTCGTCGAGGCTGGATGCCGCGGCTGCGGCCGACGGGTCTGCCCCGGGAACGGCGGCATCGCCCGACGAGCAGGCGGCGAGGCCGAGCAGTGCCGTGACGGCGAGGGCTGCGACGGGAAGAACCCGACGAAGGGGTGACTGTGAGCTGCGCAAGGTGATGCCTTTCTAATCTCTGGAGTGCGGGAGGCGGGTGAGGGAGGTTCGGGTGGTGCTGCGGTTCGGGTGGTGCGGTCAGTGGGTGAGGATCTTCGAGAGGAACGCCTTCGCGCGCTCGCTCTCGGGATGGTCGAAGAACTCGGCGGGGGTGTTCTGCTCGACGATGCGGCCGTCGTCCATGAAGACGACCCGGTCGGCGGCCCGTCGCGCGAAGCCCATCTCGTGGGTGACGACCACCATGGTCATGCCCTCGGCGGCGAGCGAGATCATCACGTCGAGCACCTCGGTCACCATCTCGGGGTCGAGGGCAGACGTCGGCTCGTCGAAGAGCATCACCTTGGGGCGCATGGCGAGCGCGCGGGCGATGGCCGCTCGCTGCTGCTGCCCCCCGCTCAGCTGCGCGGGAAAGCTGTCAGCCTTGTCGGCGATGCCCACGCGATCGAGCAGCTCGAGGCCGTGAGCCTCGGCCTTCTTCTTCGACTCGCGCCGCACCTGGATGGGCGCCAACGTCACGTTGTCGAGGATCGTGCGGTGGGCGAACAGGTTGAACGACTGGAAGACCATTCCGACCTCGCTGCGCAGCGCGGCGAGCGCCTTGCCCTCGGCCGGCAGAGCGGTTCCATCGACCAGGATGCTGCCGCTGGTGATGGTCTCGAGTCGGTTGATGCACCGGCACAGGGTGGACTTGCCCGAGCCGGAGGGGCCGACCACGACGACGACCTCCCGGGGCGCGATCGTGAGGGAGATGTCTTTCAGCACGTGGTGATCGCCGAAGTGCTTCTGCACGTCGGTCATGGTGACCATGCCCGTGTCTGTGCCTTTGGAGGCCTGCTCGCGACTCATATCCGCCTTCTTCGTCTCGGCGGCTGGGTGAGGGCCGCGGTGCCATCTGAATCGGAATGAACCGTCGTGTATCTCGATGACGGATTCAACCTAACAACTGATTGTTACACGTAGATTTCGACTAACTTTATGTAAGAATGGACAAAGTCAGAGGCGGCACGGGCGACAACCAGGGGACACCATGACGAAGAGCGACACGGCCAGGCCACCGCAGCGCCATTCGCCGCAGAACGTCGAGATCCTCACACCGCTGCGCTCCGGGCGGGCGACGAGTCGCGCGGCGCTCGCCAAGGCCACGGGCCTCTCGCCATCCACCGTCGCGTCTCGCGTCGACGAGCTGATTCGCCAGGGCCACGTCATCGAGACCGGCCAGGGCGAATCACGCGGCGGTCGTCGCCCCCGAGACCTCACGATCCGGGGAGACGCGGGCCTGGTCGGCTGCATCGACCTCGGTGTCGACAGGGCCTCGTTCGGCCTGATCGACTTCGCGGGCGTTCTGCTCGCAGAGCGGCACGTCTCGCTCGACATCGCCGCGGGCCCGAACGAGGTGCTCGGCTTCGCCGCGGCCCAGATTCGCGACATGATCGACGGCGGCTCCCCCTCCTCTTCCGTTGAAGATTCGTCCCTCGGCGAGCAGTCGATCCTGCGCGGGTTCTCGGTCGGCGTGCCCGGACCGGTGTCGACCGCCACCTCGCGCATCGTCGCCCCCTCGCGCATGCCCGGTTGGAACGGCGTCTCTGTCGCCGAGGTGCTGCAGCGAGAGGTTCACCTGCCGGTCGTCGTGAACAACGACGCGAACCTGATGGCCGTGGGCGAGCTGTTCTCGGGCGGGGCAGACGCCTCGGCGAACCAGGTGTTCGTGAAGGTGGGCTCGGGCATCGGCTGCGGCATCATCTCGCGCGGCGAGCTCTTCACCGGCAGCAACGGCTGGGCGGGCGACATCAGCCACGTGTCCGTGCCGGGCGCCGGCGCGGTTCCCTGCTCGTGCGGGCGCACCGGATGCCTCGACGCCATGGCCTCCGGCAACGCGCTGGTGCGCGAGATGCAGCTCGCGGGCCACGAGGTGAACTCCGTCGAAGAGATGATCGCACTGGCCAGGGACGCCCACCCGCTCGCGACCCGCCTCATCAGGAACGCCGGGGTGATGACCGGCGGAGTGCTCGCGACCATCGTGAACTTCTTCAATCCCGACAGGCTCGTGCTCGGCGGGGTGCTCGCCGACTCGTCGGTCTTCGTCGCCGGTGTGCGCTCTACCCTGTTCGCCGATTGCCTGCCCATGGCCACGGAACAGCTCTCTATCGATGTGACGAGCGACCAGCGCACGGGCGGCCTGCACGGCGCGGCGCGCATCTTTCTCGACAGGGCGTTCTCCGTCGAGGGCGTCGAGAGCTAGCCGCCCTTCGCGACCCTCGACCGCCGCTCGATCGACCCTCGGCCGCCGCCCGGCCGCCGCTCGCTCGCTGCTCGCTACAGCCGGTACGCCCGCGCCGCAGTGCCCTCGAACAGAGCCCGGCGCTCATCATCGGGCAGATCGGCGGTGAGCTCGTCGAACGCCCCGAACAGCTCGGCGAAGCTCGAATACAGGCTGTCGACGGGAAAGTTGCTGCCGAACATGGTGCGCCCGGGCCCGAAGATCTCGATGGTCTCGAGCACGAACGGAGCGATCGACTCCCGCGTCCAGTGGTGATCGTTCGTTCCCAGCGCCGACACCTTCGTGACCACGTTCGGCTGCGCGGCCAGCGCCCTCATGCCCGTCGCCCACTCCGAGCGAGAGGCCCGGTCGCGACCGATCGGCATTCCGGCGTGATCGAGCACGATGCGCACCGCCGGATGCTTTGCAGCAAGCGCCGCGGCCTCGAGCAGTTGCGAGGGAAACACCTGCAGATCGAACGAGAGCCCGAGCACGCCGAGCAGGGCGAAGTTGCTGCGCCACACCGGGTCGGCCATGATGTCGCCGCGATCGCGATGCGTGTACACCAGATCGGGGTGCCAGTTCAGGATGTCGCGGATTCCGCGCACGACCCCGAAGTCCGCGTGCGCGCGCAGCTGCGCCGCGGCATCCGGCTCGAGCAGCGAGACGTGCGCGACGTGCGCGCTCGGCAGCCCGCGATCAGAAGCGATCTGGGCGATCCAGCGAGTCTCCTCGAGCGGCGAGGCGGCGCCGTTCTCGATGTGCACCGAGCCGACGAGGTCATAACCGCGAGTGTCGGCGAGGTAGTCGTCGAGCGAGTAGGGGCGCCGCAGCGGGCGATCGTCACCGTGGTAGCGGAACGGCTCGGCGGGCCCCTCGAGCCAGGGGTACGAGCGGTGACCGAGGTCGGTGAGGTGATGATGCGCATCGATGATGCGCAGCAGGGGTGACGCCGTCACGACAGACTCCCCTCGGCCGCGCGGCGCTCGATCGTGCGATAGACCCCCGTGTGATCGAGCGCGCCGTCGCCGTCGCCGATCATCTGCTCGAACAGCCGCGTCACCGTCGTGGTGACCGGCAGGGTGAGAGCGCGAGCGCCCGCGGCCTCGTCGATGAAGCGAAGGTCTTTCAGCTGATTCGTGGCGCTTCCCCCTTCGGCGAAGTCCTCGTCGATGATCTTGTCGCCCTTCTGCGCCAGCACCGCCGTGGCCGCGAGGCCTCCCTGCAGCAGTTCGCGAAGCACCGCGAGGTCGAGCCCCGAGCGGCGCGCCAGCAGCATCGCCTCGCAGACCGCGCTCACCACGCCGGCCACGACGATCTGGTTGCACGCCTTGGCGAGCTGCCCCGCCCCGCTCTCGCCGAGCACCCGCACCGTGCGCCCCATGTGCAGAAACAGCGGCATCACGGCCTGGATCGCATCCTTGTCTCCGCCGATCATGATGCTCAGCGTGCCATCCGCCGCGCCCACCGTGCCTCCGCTCAGCGGCGCATCCAACACGACGACGCCATGCTGCGACCGCAGCTCGGCGGCGAAGTCGGCCACGGCTACGGGCGAGACCGTGCCGTGCACCACCAGCACCGGATGCTCGATGCCGCGTTCCGCCCAGCCAGCCAGCAGGCCATCGTGCCCGCTCAACAGCTCACGCACCTGCCGCAGATCGGGAAGCACCGTAAGCGTCACCTCGGCCGCGGCCTCGCGCGGTGTGGCGGCGACCACCGCTCCGAGGGCAGCCAGCGACTGCGCTTTCGCGGCCGTGCGGTTCCACACGATGAGCGAGCCGTTGCCCGCCAGCAGATTGCGAGCCATCGGCTCGCCCATCGGACCGAGTCCCAGCAGCGAGACGGTGGGCCGGCCAGCGTCGGCGTCGAGACCGGATGCCGCTGCGCCGGTCACGCTGCCACTCCGACCAGATCGACGAGCTGCTCGGGCGCGATGTCGTCGAGCAGCACGCCCGCCTCGAAGCCCAACAGCTCCCGGGAACGCGTGAGGTCGAGCCCCACCCCCCTGCCGGCAATGACGGCGCGGGCGACGGAGGGTGCGACCAGCTGCAGCGCCTCGTCGGTGGGGTTGCTGAGGTAGGTGAGCGGCGCCGCCACCAGAATGCCGGGGGCCGCCGGAGTCTCGACGAGCAGCGCGGCCACGGTGGCGCGCGCGGCGTCGCTCACGTCGAGATAGCTGAAACCCTCCGCCGCCTGCCGTCGCGGATCTGCCTCGAGCGCCGAACGCACGTGCTCCCCGAAGAAGCGCCCGCCGTCGCGGGTGATGTCGCGCACCAGCGGGTAGCGCAGCCCCGTGATCGAGACGCCCCACCGCGTCGCCACCATGCGAGCGGCGTCCTCACTCGCCTGCTTCGACAGCGAGTACTCGTCACTGATGCTGGCCGGCGCATCCTCGTCGTAGGGAAAGACGGAAGGCAGCACCTTCTCGCTTCCCAGCGGGTAGCCGTTGGCGTTGATGCTCGACGCGTAGACGATCTTCCGCACCCCCGCCGCGGCAGCCTCGGCGAGCACGGTGAACGTTCCCACGGTGTTGACCCGATACGTCTCGACCGCGTCGGCCATCCCGAGGCCTGCATAGCCGCCCAGGTGCACCACCGCATCGACGCCGTCGACGGCGGCGCGCACCGCGTCGGCGCTGGTCACGTCGCCGCCGATGACCATAACCCGGGCACCGGATGCCGCCGGGTCCGCGGCGTCCGCCGCATCCTGCCTGTCGAAGATGGTGACCCTCGCGCCCTCGTGAAGCAGAGCTGCAACCGTGGCCCGCCCGATCAGCCCGAGCCCGCCGGTGACGAGAATCGAGGCCCCGTCGAGGCTCGCGAGCGGGCCGGCGACAGGCCCGGCAGTCAGGCCCCCGGTCACGCGCGAACAGACGGGGTCGAGGCGGTCGGCGGGGCCGCGGTCAGATCTTTCTTGTCGCGACGCTTCAGCATGGGCCAACCCTTGCTGCCCTGGTCGAGCGAGACGGCGATGAGTACCACGAGGCCGGTGACGATCTGCTCATAGAAGCTGGGCACGTTCAGCAGCACGAGGCCATTGGTGAGCGCTCCGAGAATGACGGCGCCGACGAGGGTTCCGGCGATGCGGCCCTCGCCTCCCATCAGGTTCGCGCCGCCGATCACGGCCGCCGCGATCGCGGTCAGCTGATAGGGCGAGCCCGCATCCGGCTGGGCCGCGTTGATGCGCGCGACGATCACGAGACCGCCCAGGGCGCTGAGCCCACCGGCGATGCAGTACACGGCGATCTTCACGCGGTGCACCCTCACGCCCGAGAGCCAGGCGGTCTCTTCGCTGCCGCCCACGGCGATCACGTTCTGTCCGAAGACGGTCTTGCGCAGCAGCAGGCCGGCTCCCACCGCCACGAGTGCGACCACGATCACGACCACCGGGATTCCGCCGACGTAGCTGTTGAGAAGCAGCACGAAGTCTTTCGGAACGTCGTAGACCGGCTTGCCGTTTGTCGCCACGTAGGCGCAACCCTGGAAGACGCTCATCGTTCCGAGGGTCGCGATGAACGGGGGCAGCCGCAGCTTGGTGATCAGGAGCCCGTTGACCGCGCCGCACAGGATTCCGAGGACGATGCCGACGATCAGTCCCAGAACGGGCGGCACCCCTGCGTTCACCATGAGCGTGGTGCTCACGATGCCCACGAAGCTGGCGATCGCACCCACCGACAGGTCGATGCCGCCCGTGATGATCACGAAGGTCAAGCCGATGCCGATGATCGCATTCACGCTGGCAGAGACCGCCACGTCGCGCAGGTTGCCGGGCGTCAGGAAGTTCGGGTTGAGTACGCCCAGAATGACGAACAGAACGATGGCGGCGAGATAGATGCCGAGCGCCTGAAAGTTGATCTGCCGTCGGGGTCGCACGGCGGTGCCGTCTGGAGTGCCGCTGCTCATGATGTTCCTTTCGCTGTCACACCCATGGCGTTCGCCACGATGCTGTGTTCATTGATGTCTGCACCGACGTGTTCGGAGACGAATTGCCCGGCCCGCATGACGAGCACGCGATCGCTGATGGAGATGATCTCGGGTAGGTCGCTCGAGACCACGATCACCGCGTTGCCCTCTGATGCGAGCTGGTCGATCAGCTCGTAGATCTCGACCTTGCCGCCCACATCGACGCCCTTGGTGGGTTCGTCGAAGAGGTACACGGTGGCACCGAGCCAGATCCACTTGGCGATCACGATCTTCTGCTGGTTTCCGCCCGAGAACTGGCGGGCGTTCAGCTTCACATTCGCGGGTCGCAGAGACATGCGCTCACCCATCGCTTCGGCCGTGGCGATCTGCTTCTTCGTGCTGATGAACGGACCGAAACTGTTCAGCTGCGCGTCGGCGGTCAGGGCGACATTGGCGTAGGCCGGCGTCTGCAGCACCAGCCCTTGGGCCTTGCGGTCCTCGGGGATGAAGGCGATCCCGGCAGCCCTGCTGTCTCTCGGCGAACGGATCTTCACGGGCTTGCCCGCGATCGACACGGCGCTGCGCGTGCCCTCGTCAGCCCGGATGATCGAACGCAGGAACTCGGTACGACCCGATCCGACGAGTCCGGCGATACCCACGACCTCGCCCTTCTTCACCGAGATCGCGAGCGGACCGTTCCCCGTCGGATGGCTGACGCCGGTCACCTCGAAGTGAACGGGTGCCGCGGGATCGACCGGATGCTGCCGCTCGAACGACAGCAACTCGCGGCCCACCATGCGGCGCACGATGTCGTCGGACGAGGTCTCGCTGATGGGCCGGTCGAAGGCCGGCTTGCCGTCACGCAGCACCACGACGGTGTCGGAGA carries:
- a CDS encoding ABC transporter permease, whose protein sequence is MSSGTPDGTAVRPRRQINFQALGIYLAAIVLFVILGVLNPNFLTPGNLRDVAVSASVNAIIGIGLTFVIITGGIDLSVGAIASFVGIVSTTLMVNAGVPPVLGLIVGIVLGILCGAVNGLLITKLRLPPFIATLGTMSVFQGCAYVATNGKPVYDVPKDFVLLLNSYVGGIPVVVIVVALVAVGAGLLLRKTVFGQNVIAVGGSEETAWLSGVRVHRVKIAVYCIAGGLSALGGLVIVARINAAQPDAGSPYQLTAIAAAVIGGANLMGGEGRIAGTLVGAVILGALTNGLVLLNVPSFYEQIVTGLVVLIAVSLDQGSKGWPMLKRRDKKDLTAAPPTASTPSVRA
- a CDS encoding sugar ABC transporter ATP-binding protein: MAEPLLVVRDIAKSFPGVRALDGVSFTLERGEIRTLAGENGAGKSTLLGILGGALRPDRGSITIDGVRRMEYTSRRALAEGVRIAQQEPAIVPQLSVEQNLLLGLTRGQRRAAADDIDRALKDVAQMGFPMDARTPVSRLSPAQRHALTIARAFAFGAKIVALDEPTTSMLEHNVAEVLNRVKDIAHGRGVGVIYVSHKMPEVMSVSDTVVVLRDGKPAFDRPISETSSDDIVRRMVGRELLSFERQHPVDPAAPVHFEVTGVSHPTGNGPLAISVKKGEVVGIAGLVGSGRTEFLRSIIRADEGTRSAVSIAGKPVKIRSPRDSRAAGIAFIPEDRKAQGLVLQTPAYANVALTADAQLNSFGPFISTKKQIATAEAMGERMSLRPANVKLNARQFSGGNQQKIVIAKWIWLGATVYLFDEPTKGVDVGGKVEIYELIDQLASEGNAVIVVSSDLPEIISISDRVLVMRAGQFVSEHVGADINEHSIVANAMGVTAKGTS